The Vigna unguiculata cultivar IT97K-499-35 chromosome 1, ASM411807v1, whole genome shotgun sequence nucleotide sequence GAACaggaaaaaaacatttttaattaatatttgaggCCTTTTTTAACCCCTCAGCCGCCCAGAATAGCCACCCAAATTCCAATCtctgtttctctctctctctctcacttgAAAAATATCTATCCATCAAAATACGCCATGCCCCTCCATTCACCATTCACCCAGCGAATCCCATAAAACACAACCACAgtaccatcatcatcatcatcatcaccatcatcaacatcaaacaaaaacaaacggATCAACCCAACTTCAACTTCAACCCCTTTCTTCCTTCCCTCACTATTCCATCTCTCTcacttttctcttctctctctctctctttctttctttcttttgctgGCAATAAGTTACAGCCACCAACCCTAGAGCGTTGAAGAGACAACACAGTACTTTATTCACCAACAACAGTAACAGTCTTCACCACCATGTCCCTTGAAGACTCTCTAAGATCTCTCTCCCTCGATTacctcaacctcctcatcaACGGCCAGGCCTTCAGCGACGTCACTTTCAGCGTCGAGGGTCGCCTCGTCCACGCCCACCGCTGCATACTCGCCGCCCGCAGCCTCTTCTTCCGCAAATTCTTCTGCGGACCGGACCCCCCCTCCGCCCTCGACCCCGCCGGCCCAAGACTCAACTCGCGCTCCGGCGTCATCCCAGTCAACTCCGTCGGCTACGAGGTCTTCCTTCTCATGCTCCAGTTCCTCTACAGTGGCCAGGTCTCCATCGTGCCTCCCAAGCACGAGGCCCGCCCCAATTGCGGCGAGCGAGGCTGCTGGCACACGCATTGCACCTCCGCGGTCGATCTCGCCCTCGACACCCTCGCCGCCGCCAGATACTTCGGCGTCGAACAGCTTGCATTGCTTACCCaggttttctctttttccttGGTGTTACCAATATCAGTATGGTAGCCTTCCCCCTCACTtccactgttttttttttcctcctttTTCACCCTTTGTGTGGCCAGTCTTATGTTTCATGGGGTCTTGGGAATTAGGACAGTTACTGCTGCGGGTCTGCTCTCGTTTTGGGAACCGGGATGGGGTGTTTCCATGTCTCTctcctttttatattttttcttttcagggTCTGtgatgatatgatatgatatctGGTTTAGAATTTCGGGTTCTGAATTCGTGCTTCAATCTATCTATCCCATCAGGAGTTATACCACCAGTTCCTTCTATTCTATGATCCCGTGTCACCGCTACACTTCTTTCCTTTCCCTTGTCAGCGACTGAATAGCtgattttcttctctctctctcactctcgtCTACTTCACACaattccttcttcttcactttctcaCTACTCCTTCGCTCCCTCTCTCAACAAACACACCCAATAACACTACTTTCAACTTTCTATATCTTACGGATTTGAGGGTTTAATTTTGTTGGATTCATTTCAACCTCTTTATGATGTTTTCTGTGGAGTTCGACGTAGCTGATTTCATGTAGTGCGAAAGTTATAGAGTTTCTCGAATTGGCGTTCTATCACCCATACTCAGGAATTTCTAAATTTAGATGATGATATGCAGTCTTGTCTTGCACACAGTAGGCGCACGAAACTTTTCCCAAACATCTACTTTCCTCATTTGGGTTTGGACTCGAAAAGAGAACAAACCAccggaaaagaaaaaaaaagggtccTTTAAATCCTCCTGCGCTTCCCAGTTTCCAACCATCCCATCgcgttttacaattttttacttCCCACCAAATCACTACTACTACTCTATTACTGTATTGCCTTACTTGGAAGTGCTGCTATATCaaacatgtttcttttttccAATGTAAACTCTCTTCTTCGCCTTTTCTATTTCTTGATTCTCGTTTCTTGTTTCTTCCTCTCACTCACGAGTTTTGGTGTTTTCCTTGTCAGAAACAACTTGCGAGCATGGTGGAGAAGGCTTCCATAGAGGATGTAATGAAAGTGCTGTTGGCTTCGAGAAAGCAAGACATGCAGCAACTATGGGCCACTTGTTCTCACTTAGTAGCGAAATCAGGTCTTCCTCCCGAGGTTCTCGCCAAGCACCTCCCCATAGACATTGTGGCCAAGATCGAAGAGCTACGTATCAAATCCTCCATGGCGCGCCGCTCCTTGGTGCcacaccaccaccatcacccccaccaccaccacgccGCCCTCGATCTCGAGGACCAGAAAATCCGGCGAATGAGGCGCGCCCTGGACTCCTCCGATGTCGAACTCGTAAAGCTAATGGTAATGGGGGAGGGTCTCAACCTCGACGAGGCACTGGCCTTACCCTACGCGGTGGAGAACTGCAGCAGAGAGGTGGTGAAGGCATTGCTTGAACTCGGTGCAGCGGACGTCAACTACCCCTCCGGCCCCGCCGGGAAAACGCCGCTCCACATTGCGGCAGAGATGGTGTCGCCGGACATGGTGGCGGTGCTGCTGGACCACCACGCGGACCCGAATGTGAGAACCGTTGATGGGGTGACACCTCTGGACATCCTCAGAACCCTAACCTCGGATTTCCTCTTTAAGGGTGCTGTCCCAGGATTGACCCACATCGAACCCAACAAACTGAGGCTGTGTTTGGAGCTTGTTCAATCCGCAGCTCTTGTGATGTCACGAGAAGAAGGCAATGGCAACAACAACAACGGTCCTTCCAATACCGCAGCACCCATTTACCCTCCCCCCATGAACGAGGACCATAACAGCAGCAGTAGCAGCggcaacaacaacaataacattgGAAATCTCAATCTGGATTCAAGGTTGGTGTATCTGAACCTGGGTGCCACCGCTTCGATGAGTTCCCGGTTGGACGGCGGTGAGGAGGAGAGAGAAGCCATGAATACAACCATGTACCACCATCACCACTCTCATGACTATTAGTGGCTGAGAATTTGGACGCAGTGATAGATGATGGAGAATGGAGAATTTAAAGAGGATGATGAGAGGGGGAGAATTGTTGATGAATATGGAGGGACCCTATTGAAGGGATGGAGCACAAAAGAGTCTTCTTCTTTTGTGAGTTGAAATAGACTGGTATTCACTGCCCTTCTGATTTATCTGTGTTGGCTCTCTGCTATTttgttgggttttttttttcttttttttcctttttagctTTTGGGGTTTAGACCTTTCAAATGGTCACCATTTGAAGTGCGGTTTCATGGGAGATTGGGATAAGAGACAGGAAGAATCTAATgggttcaatttattttttgtttttatttttctgtgaaACGAAAGGGTGCATGGAGGAGACGCAGGTCAATCTTTTCAAATCCTCCTTCACCTGTCAACTCCTTAATTTGTATTTACTGATCCGTAGCTAATATCACGGCCTATTTATTGTGATCGCTTTACAATTTCAGATTATCTTGTCCCACCCGCACTTTCTCATAACCCACCCCTCAATTATTTCTTCACATTATGTTttgcttcttcttcctctttttctttatcattttttttctcttttctcaaactttttcattcacatacttatatattttctaCTCAGTTAAGAGATCATATAGTATATAGTATACAATAGGGCTGTCCCTTCCCTTCTGCTCCCACCTAATATATTATGTTCTTTTCCTTCTACCATTTTCTAGTCCTTTGGAACCATCCATTGGTTAGTGTTTTGGGCTTaattattctaataaaaatcATGTGGCTCTGGACAAATTGATTTGTTGTCTTGCATGAATGCAACAATGAGTGTGACCACACATGTCAAGTTAAAAAATTGGCACTATCACCTTCCATGTAATCCTCTTCTTGTCCCCCCTTACCTTTTTTAGCTCTCTTtagacaaaacaaaaatataaaacttacaCCTAAAACCCTATTATATTACTAatcatttctttaattattactATATCTTCTGTCTAAATTCACCGGATGTTGCTTACGGAAGATTCTTCCAGATTAGGAGTATTCTATATCATTTTCTGCTTCAACGTATGCTGCTTATCCAGCCTCTTTACTGCATGCATTCTCTCAAATCAAGCTTATTCATCTTCACAAACGAATCACCACCACCTCTAATatcaatacatttaaaattatgtataattatcTAACAGATTATGCATttgtgtatgtatatgtatgatgCATTCACATCATGTCCAAACCTTCTTCTGTGTAcacataattttttctaatgGTTAATTTTACAACCTAATAACGGTTAGATTTGACAAATTtatgtaattcaaaatttatccAAATTTTGTCAGATTTCTTGATCAcgatttcttatatattattttgaatatttgtgATGTTTTCTGGCAAATGGGTATATTTAGATAAACAGCGGAAGGTCTTGAAATCATTAAATTTCAGAAATTGGTAGCTTATTTTTTTAGAAGTTCCTGTTGAAAGTTGTTGAAAACaagtgacttttttttttttcaaataatgaaTCCAAACAATGTTCGGTTTATTTTTGACTTAGAGATTGTTTGGTTAAGCAACTTAAAGTTTATTGAATGAGTagtattatataaatgttattattgtaAGTTGTTTTAACAATTAAAGAAGAAACATGGTTAATTTGTTTGCTTATAGGATATAAATTTCATTAGTTATGGTGGGAACAGCATTATTGAAACGTGTTATACAATTCCGTgagatataatataaaatgtttctGTCAGCGAATCTAaatgtttatgtatttatttgataaaatatgttaacataaattgtaaaatatgttaaataataatgagTACACATTAATGTTTGGCCTATATattcaataaaacaaaagtCAAAATGAGTTCGAGCTTAATTTCCAGAGAGAAAAAAACttaccaaaaaataaaacaagtttataATTTAAGCCTCACCAAAATTGTTCCAACTAAGTCCTATGTTTACAATTctctaaattttgtaaaaatcaatgtaaataatcaGTAGgtgtatcatattatttaaGGTTATTGGAAATAAAAAAGCTTAGCAGTTAACATAAGATGGTGGgaataattctaaaatatatgCAGCTTGTTGGGTATTCAATGTATCTACAAACACACATcttaaattaaagtatgaaaATCTATTTAAGGACTAATATGTTCCAACATTTAAAATACCCATCTAATAAAATAAGTGTTGGAATAATATGAAACTATAAAGAAATCCATTAATTGTGCCGAAATTGGactttttcttgttcttttcaaattcattcaaTGATATGTTTTCTTTGTCtgatttgaaagaaaaagaagctCCCTGAATCCTCATGTTCTTCGAAGGAAAGATAGTTGGTAAGAGTTTGTCCTCCATGTTTCTATTCTACTTATATTGAAACAAATGccaacaaaaatgaaaaattattttctttaatgagAAATCAATATTAACTATGGAATTTGAAATGAGAAAGGAATTAGATTGATATTCCTGTGCAAATATAACACGTCAAACTTcagtattttgttttgtttatactGTAgtgatttgtattttttatgaaaCAGTATTATTGTCTAACACTCTTTCGTGATTGCACATGATGCTTTATATATGCACACTGGCTTGTCCATGGTTTGGTAACAGGAAAAAGAATCACTTTTATTGTCTAACGTCCTTTTCTCTTGATCTTATTTCTTGACTAAAGCATTTCATCTTgcttattaaatataaataacatcaaataaattttattgtttcataTACATAcgtacaaataaataattttgagatgtacatatatatgataaagaaataaaacttaaatatgtAGAATGTGAAATACCATATACATTTAtacctttaaatattaaaactttgTACTCATTTTGCATATGAAAAGTAAGGAAGTGACAACTCGTTATTATACTGTGCTGTGTCTGAGTTTTTGCTAGTGGTGATTCAGGTGCAGAAGCCCAAATATTTTGCTAGCTGATATCCAAAAGGTAAAGAAATTAACTCCTTTGTCTAGTTCCCTTGAGTGAGGATAATTTGGAGAACTAGCCTTTGCTGATGAAGATGATGGAACTTATCAATGCTACAAAGGGATTCTACTATGCTTCCTCCTTCCAAAATGCATGTCTTTTTCAcactcttttttatttattattattatgcattATTTTCCATCCATTTCTTCTTccacacaatatatatatatacttgatTGGAAATTTGACCTTATTCCATGAGAGAGACTTCGTCTTATTTACAATTTCAATGAAGTTATGATTATTTCATATCCACATTACAAAGAGtacatttttatttgatgattCAGGATATACTTATTACAGATTACCAGAgattaagttaatataattagtattttgaaGTTCATTCTTTCTGCTAACCCATTATTACTACCATGACTTACTAACAGTAGctttcttttactatttatatgtGCTTTTCCATACGAGAGAATCTACAACAATCAGAATACTTACAATTGTACGTTGCTGTTAAgttctcttccttttctttcctTCTATTTGAAATTCTTCCGTTACTTACttgttaaaaagtatttaacaaGATAAATATGCATAACATATTCTTTctaacacttattttttttgtcagaCTGAGCAACATCCACAAACCTCATAAGATACACGAAACTTTGTGattcttaaaaaatttcaatcaacaacaacaatctCCTCGTTAACATTTTCAGTTATCAGATTTTGCTGGTTAAGTAGTGAAGAAGACGATAACAATAATGACCTAAAATAAACATGGTTATGATGACTACACATATATAGAGATTTGTAGGTGTATGCTTAAGTAACATGTTGTCGTGGATGGTCACCGAAAGTTGTAACACAATTGGAAAGcatataatcaaaatatatatatatatatatatgttctgtTTATATACCCAAATTTTCTAGGTTATTCTCCCTTCTTCTCCGGGGTGCCCTTTTATTCCCTGCAAAGCAAAAGATGTGGTTTTCCCACTTCCACACATCTCTTTCAATAATTCTCCACacaaaaatgtgtaacaattttAATTGGGTTTCATCAATGCTGATCTGTAAATGCATCATATGTCCTTGCTTCATAATTATCGTCGGTAATCTATATTATCATTTTCGTGTTAGTTTGTCTTAAATCAGTGGTGTCCACTACTTTTCTTTTCCTCCAACAACAAatcttcaaaattatttatttaataggtTTGTCTGCCAGACATCAAAATATGATGTATTTGTTAGTCACTAACTATATTTGACATAAAGAGGTtactatgtttttattataattcgATCTTGCTATACTTTTTTTAACATATCTTTAAACTTTGATtcgaaaaagtaaaaaaaaaaaaaaaactaacttttcTTGTATATAAGAAGGATAGgttaactttttgttttttcttcttaattaagtcaaagaaattttatatcatgaaaaacaaaaatgtctATGTCCATATAAAGGATGTAACCAGGTTAGGAATAGTTATAATGTTTGAGCAACATATGTAACTCTGTGTAGTATATACAACAGCTTTCTGTTTCCACAGTTTTCTGATAAACACTTATCTCAGAAATGCATAAAACAATATTCTGaatcatatatttcttttgcCAAACTTTTTCATTACTCCAACCCCCAGTTTCACAGttgcagtaaaaaaaaaaaatgtaattaatagttatttttcaaaaacatcATGCTTTCCTTCCATTTTGTTGAAGTCTTTCTCTTCATCTTACTAGCAAGTTATTTGACCATCCTTCTCCAAGGAGATTGATGTTTTCTAAGTTTCTGAAGTTTCTGCACATTGAGATACCTTTACACACATTCTTCATCCTAATCAGATACATTTTTTGAAGCAGTAGTTGACAAATAGGTTTGAAGTGCTAATTTCACTATTTGGTTTCAGATGAAATTGAAATAGAATCAATTGTCTAGACCAGGATACTTGGAAatagtttgaaaataaaacttttacaCCACAAGAAATTGTAAAATAaccttataaaataataaaataggcAGTGTAAAGATGAAAATTCGAAGAAGATAAATGAAGATGTTGGagagaactaaataattaagatataaaGTATAGGAActtttacatttattattattatttttatttagaaaccaAAAACTCATATGTATAAATtacaacaatttttaaaaagctTTAGGatctacaaaatatatatatatatatatatatatatatatatatatatatatatatatatattatttatttctttattgtagataatatttttaaaaattattagtatatatatgatataatataatatgtgtgTACATGCATGTGCAGAAACAattctatatatataagttttaatttattaataatacatctatagaatataaagataaattttatatttatggtaGTACATACACTAGTTCTATTGGAATCTAATATGaaagtataaattataataattaattagttttttttgttgggagttgaaattaaagtaaatttaaaataaaatagagtgaatttttataatgtttttatatcTTTCCTTTCATACAaacaagttttaaatttcttctCATTCTTATAGTAATTTTGTCGCCTAAAAACTATTTAGCATGAGAACAGTATCACGTTGGATTTGTGGTCTTGGATAAGTTTTTCTCTTATCTTAAAGTACCCCATGCATATGGTAGGGTTTGGGATGTAGAAATATTTGATCTTCTAACTTAACCGTGAAATGTTTGTTGACTAGACTTTGAACCTTGAGATGATCAAAgagttttgtttttcaaatattttcttctaaatctCTCAAGAAAATTCAAGATATGAGAAACtagtttttttcaaaattttcaaattagaaaataatttgcAATTGGATATAATGACGAAAATATATCCGTACATGCAAACATATATAAATGGAAAAAGCTAGtactttttttagtatttttttaatttttaattttagtttgagATTGTGAATGGTttacttaaattaatttatattttaaatctcaGAATGAATTTTGGTTATGGTGACTTTGTGAATGATTGAATTGTTTTTATAGGAATAAATTTGGTCTAATAATTTGattgaaataatttatcttccaaaaatttaatttggttgattggtattattatgttaatttataaataaatgaaatataaatataatttgagaGTTGGTGTAaggtttttaaaattgttaactaaaataaaaaataataatttggatTAGGAGTTCTATTATTGTTGATATATGttattgtcaacacccaatttcgtccgggtaaataaatttattttcaaaaaaaaattaaaaaaatgtgaaacattattttcttcaaagattttcaaactttaattctagaaaaaaaaaagatgaaaaaaaaagaataaagaggGAAAaacccaatttgttattaattatcgtACTCCTtctcatgagcccaacaactcaacctGCTTTCTACCCTTGTTTCTGGGAAAGAGATTAGtcatatgattctaataattagaaaaaatatttcttcaaatggttataatcaatattactaattgtgATTGACTGATTTgttaatggttagaatcaatCTTACTAATTTGGGATTGATGTTGTGCTCTAAATTAGTATGATTTGATTCCCATGATGTGTTGCTATCAtaaccaattccttccttatattgtttattacaattaaggctgagattgcattgatattgcaaggtgcGCACTCTATCATAAccggaaaaaaaatattctctacacttttctaattcttttgatttagtttttctgaattttgattcttttttttaatcataaaaaatatgttttcccCTTTCTTTAGTGTCTGTTCGGctgctcgcgtcgcatgacatccaatttaactttctttatacaatttaactttcataaaaaaatatatatagatgatctaagaataaaatataactttctttatttactcttttatatctatttggttgctcacgtcCCAATGATATCCACAACtactctaaaataaatttaaaaaaatattaaaaatttataaatgattaaaaaaataaaaaaataaaagattagaaaaaaaaattatttgaagtgTCTATCCAGCCGCTCGCGTCGCGTcacactaattttaaaataatactaaaatttaaataaaaagattttcaaaattataaaacaaattaaatcattttcaaataattttccaaatagatttttcaagaagaactacgtaaccccgATTACCTATTCACATGGAGATatgtaggagcgaggattaatcttCTCGGGCCCaacaaatcaaaaaaatagttttgttattttttgtacattcttttattaatatttttggggaaaatgaaatattttgaaaaaatcacACGTAACCGACGTTGTAGGGttctaataccttccccacacgtaaccgactcccgaatccaaaatctggtttttcgcagaccttgttcttttttatggttttccatagtttcctataataactatggtaacgacttttttacaaattttattttttggttcctcgtcccgtcgcgatttcgatTGCGACAGTTATaaaaagaagttttttttttttttatttcaaattataaatcttTATATCCATAACTCTCATTCAAGCGAGTTAAAATTGTTCATGCATGAAAGTATTTCTACAAAGGAAAATTTTTCATTCAAACAATACCTCTTATTTCAAGTGATATGACActtgacaaataaaaaatatgactaGCAGTGTGATCACATTAAACTGATATTTTCCTATTTTCTATGACatgtttatgttaattataaagatttaaaaatatgttatgttaatTACTTGTTTAGTTTGATCTCATTATTACTTGAAGGATATGATTTAATATGTGTACCTGTTATTTAAGATCGGTGTATATAATCTGTGATATCTTAGGCTTTACCACTAATGGGTGTGTGAAGGAAGGTGAAGAAAATGAACAAGAGCATGAAattccaaaaagaaaaaaccattacaaagaaaaaaatggtcttacttttgaaaatagtttttttttttcggctTGTATTTCAAGCCCAAATAGAAAAGGATATGTGACCCAGATAAAGAGGGGTGCATTTGGAGTTTCACAGGCGCAAATAGAAGGCAAGGAAAATATGACTACAAGTAACAAAGAAAAGAGTACTTCATCCTGGACCTCCCTAAtcttttcttcctgcacctccgtAAATATGAAAATTCCAACTTTATTCTTATGGATTACAAAATTCGAAAGTAAACATATTTTCTGAAAAGACACAGAAATTATATAATTCggaagttaaaagaaaattccAGAATTTATATTCCAAAGGCATGTAACGGCATgtcaataaatgaaaaaaaaaattgacatgactctaaaaataaattcgatagattataataaataaactttaaagaaaatttgtcaactaaaaaaaatcgatat carries:
- the LOC114181313 gene encoding BTB/POZ domain and ankyrin repeat-containing protein COCH-like, whose translation is MSLEDSLRSLSLDYLNLLINGQAFSDVTFSVEGRLVHAHRCILAARSLFFRKFFCGPDPPSALDPAGPRLNSRSGVIPVNSVGYEVFLLMLQFLYSGQVSIVPPKHEARPNCGERGCWHTHCTSAVDLALDTLAAARYFGVEQLALLTQKQLASMVEKASIEDVMKVLLASRKQDMQQLWATCSHLVAKSGLPPEVLAKHLPIDIVAKIEELRIKSSMARRSLVPHHHHHPHHHHAALDLEDQKIRRMRRALDSSDVELVKLMVMGEGLNLDEALALPYAVENCSREVVKALLELGAADVNYPSGPAGKTPLHIAAEMVSPDMVAVLLDHHADPNVRTVDGVTPLDILRTLTSDFLFKGAVPGLTHIEPNKLRLCLELVQSAALVMSREEGNGNNNNGPSNTAAPIYPPPMNEDHNSSSSSGNNNNNIGNLNLDSRLVYLNLGATASMSSRLDGGEEEREAMNTTMYHHHHSHDY